In Vibrio marisflavi CECT 7928, the following are encoded in one genomic region:
- the hpt gene encoding hypoxanthine phosphoribosyltransferase, with protein sequence MKHTVEVMISEQDVQKRVRELGKAITERYRDSEDLVLVGLLRGSFVFMADLARAIEVTHQVDFMTASSYGNTMESSRDVRILKDLDDDIKGKDVLLVEDIIDTGNTLNKVKEILTLREPNSVEICTLLDKPIRREVDVDVKWVGFEIPDEFVVGVGIDYAQKYRHLPYIGKVVPQE encoded by the coding sequence ATGAAACATACAGTTGAAGTTATGATCTCTGAACAAGATGTTCAGAAAAGAGTTCGAGAGCTAGGTAAGGCCATTACTGAGCGCTATAGAGACAGCGAAGATTTGGTACTTGTAGGCTTATTGCGTGGTTCATTTGTCTTCATGGCAGATTTAGCTCGTGCTATTGAAGTTACCCATCAAGTAGATTTCATGACTGCGTCTAGTTATGGCAATACGATGGAAAGCTCACGAGACGTTCGAATCTTGAAAGACTTGGATGATGACATTAAAGGTAAAGATGTATTGTTGGTGGAAGACATCATTGATACGGGCAACACGCTAAACAAAGTGAAAGAGATCCTTACACTACGCGAGCCTAACTCTGTTGAGATCTGTACTTTACTTGATAAACCAATTCGACGTGAAGTGGATGTTGACGTGAAGTGGGTCGGATTTGAAATTCCAGATGAGTTTGTTGTTGGTGTTGGCATCGACTATGCTCAGAAATACCGCCACTTACCGTATATCGGAAAAGTTGTTCCTCAAGAATAA
- a CDS encoding LuxR/HapR/OpaR family quorum-sensing transcriptional regulator, which produces MDSITKRPRTRLSPQKRKLQLMEIALEVFARRGIGRGGHADIAEIAQVSVATVFNYFPTREDLVDDVLTHVVRQFSNFLSDNIDLDLHIKDNLTNINNEMVKLVINDCHWLKVWFEWSASTRDEVWPLFMTTNRTDQLLVQNMFNNAIERGEISNHHNPEHLATMFHGVFYSLFVQANRLQDEQETSKLIDSYLSIMCIYK; this is translated from the coding sequence ATGGATTCTATTACTAAGAGACCGCGTACGCGCTTGTCGCCGCAAAAACGCAAACTTCAATTGATGGAAATTGCTTTAGAGGTTTTTGCTCGAAGAGGTATTGGCCGCGGTGGACATGCAGACATTGCCGAGATCGCTCAAGTATCGGTGGCAACTGTATTTAATTACTTCCCTACTCGGGAAGACTTGGTTGACGATGTTCTTACTCATGTCGTCCGCCAATTTTCAAACTTCCTTTCTGACAACATTGATTTAGACCTCCACATCAAAGATAACTTAACCAACATTAATAATGAGATGGTGAAACTCGTCATTAATGACTGTCACTGGTTAAAGGTTTGGTTTGAATGGAGTGCTTCTACTAGAGATGAAGTTTGGCCACTATTTATGACCACTAACCGAACCGATCAATTGTTAGTACAAAACATGTTTAACAATGCGATTGAGCGCGGTGAAATAAGTAACCATCATAACCCAGAGCATCTAGCAACGATGTTCCACGGCGTGTTCTACTCTTTATTTGTTCAAGCCAATAGGCTGCAAGACGAACAAGAGACGAGCAAATTAATTGATAGTTATTTAAGTATTATGTGTATCTATAAATAA
- the dksA gene encoding RNA polymerase-binding protein DksA: MPESKKKALGILAIAGVEPYKETAGEEYMSPEQMAHFTKILEAWRNQLREEVDRTVHHMQDEAANFPDPVDRASQEEEFSLELRNRDRERRLIKKIEKTLNKIEEDDFGFCESCGVEIGIRRLEARPTADLCIDCKTLAEIKEKQLQG, translated from the coding sequence ATGCCAGAATCAAAGAAAAAAGCGCTAGGCATCCTAGCCATAGCAGGTGTTGAGCCATACAAGGAAACGGCAGGTGAAGAGTACATGTCACCTGAGCAAATGGCTCATTTTACAAAGATCTTAGAAGCTTGGCGTAACCAGCTCAGAGAAGAAGTTGACCGTACTGTTCACCATATGCAGGACGAAGCTGCGAACTTCCCAGATCCCGTTGATAGAGCTTCTCAAGAAGAGGAATTCAGCTTAGAACTACGCAATCGCGATCGTGAACGTCGTCTAATCAAGAAAATTGAAAAAACACTAAACAAGATCGAAGAAGATGATTTCGGCTTCTGCGAATCATGTGGTGTTGAAATTGGCATCCGCCGTCTTGAGGCTCGTCCAACTGCTGATCTTTGCATAGACTGCAAAACGTTAGCAGAAATAAAAGAAAAGCAGCTACAAGGCTAA
- a CDS encoding ABC transporter permease — MYKIYWTAFCSLLGKEVHRFMRIWGQTLVPPAITMSLYFVIFGNLIGSRIGQMNGFSYMQYIVPGLIMMSVITNSYSNVSSSFFGSKFNKSIEELLVAPVPNYVIIWGFVMGGVARGLLVGTIVTCVSLFFVKLQVHHWGVIIATVFLTSIVFALGGLINGVFAKTFDDVSIVPTFILTPLTYLGGVFYSISLLPEFWQTVSKFNPIVYMVNAFRYGFLGVSDVGIGTSFGMLLVFVVVLYAVAHQLVKKGVGLRT, encoded by the coding sequence ATGTATAAGATTTACTGGACTGCATTTTGTAGTTTACTAGGCAAAGAAGTACATCGATTCATGAGAATATGGGGGCAAACATTAGTTCCACCTGCGATTACCATGAGTTTGTACTTTGTGATTTTTGGTAACTTGATTGGCTCTCGAATCGGCCAAATGAATGGCTTTAGCTACATGCAGTACATTGTTCCCGGCCTTATCATGATGTCGGTTATTACTAACTCGTATTCCAATGTATCCTCTTCGTTTTTTGGTTCCAAATTCAATAAGAGTATCGAAGAGTTGCTGGTCGCTCCTGTGCCTAATTATGTCATCATTTGGGGCTTTGTAATGGGTGGTGTTGCGAGAGGGCTTTTAGTCGGAACGATAGTGACATGTGTATCGCTATTTTTCGTTAAACTACAAGTACATCACTGGGGCGTCATTATAGCGACGGTTTTTCTCACCTCGATAGTCTTTGCACTTGGTGGATTGATTAATGGAGTGTTTGCCAAGACCTTTGATGATGTATCTATCGTACCTACGTTCATCTTAACGCCTTTAACTTACTTAGGTGGCGTATTTTACTCAATAAGCTTGCTGCCAGAGTTTTGGCAAACCGTATCCAAATTTAACCCAATCGTTTACATGGTAAACGCATTTCGATATGGCTTTTTAGGTGTGTCCGATGTAGGAATTGGCACCTCATTCGGTATGCTGCTTGTATTTGTTGTGGTGTTGTATGCGGTTGCCCACCAACTAGTAAAAAAAGGAGTAGGTCTACGTACTTAA
- the panC gene encoding pantoate--beta-alanine ligase, which yields MQTFTDISSLREQIKQYKREGRTIGFVPTMGNLHEGHMTLMREARKHADIVVVSIFVNPMQFDRAEDLNNYPRTLEDDSQKLIAEAVEVLFTPTPEIMYPKGLDKQTSVEVPEVSTILEGASRPGHFRGVATVVNKLFNIVQPDIACFGEKDFQQLAVLKQMTEDLALDIKVIGVPTVREMDGLAMSSRNNLLTIDERQRAPVLARTMRWISSSIRGGRDDYASVVEDASDQLRAAGLQPDEIYIRDANTLQAITSESEQAVILVSAFLGQARLIDNQVVELQSESKEDSDEVPSTTESSE from the coding sequence ATGCAAACTTTTACTGATATCTCCTCTCTTAGAGAGCAGATAAAACAGTACAAACGTGAAGGACGCACCATTGGCTTTGTACCGACGATGGGTAACCTTCATGAAGGCCATATGACGCTAATGCGTGAAGCGCGTAAGCACGCCGATATTGTCGTTGTCAGTATTTTTGTAAATCCAATGCAATTTGACAGAGCAGAAGATCTAAACAACTATCCGAGAACTCTTGAGGATGACTCACAGAAGTTGATCGCAGAGGCTGTCGAAGTTCTGTTTACTCCGACACCGGAGATCATGTATCCAAAAGGCTTGGATAAGCAAACATCGGTAGAAGTACCAGAGGTTTCAACCATTCTTGAAGGTGCTTCACGACCGGGGCATTTTCGCGGCGTAGCGACGGTTGTAAACAAGCTATTCAATATTGTTCAGCCAGATATTGCCTGCTTTGGTGAAAAAGATTTCCAGCAGCTCGCTGTATTAAAGCAGATGACTGAAGACTTAGCCCTTGATATTAAGGTTATTGGCGTCCCAACTGTACGCGAAATGGATGGACTCGCGATGAGTTCTCGAAACAACCTGCTTACCATTGACGAGCGTCAACGCGCACCAGTGCTAGCACGTACTATGCGTTGGATCAGCAGCAGTATTCGTGGTGGACGGGATGACTATGCGTCTGTTGTCGAAGACGCGAGCGATCAGTTGAGAGCAGCTGGCCTGCAGCCTGATGAAATCTACATTCGTGATGCAAACACTTTGCAAGCTATTACATCCGAGTCTGAGCAAGCTGTAATCTTAGTGTCTGCATTCTTGGGTCAAGCACGTTTGATAGACAATCAAGTAGTTGAACTGCAAAGCGAAAGCAAAGAAGATTCAGACGAAGTACCGTCTACTACAGAAAGCTCTGAATAA
- the can gene encoding carbonate dehydratase: MPEIKKLFDNNSEWSNSIKSERPEFFTKLAEGQSPDFLWIGCSDSRVPAERLTGLYSGELFVHRNVANQVIHTDLNCLSVVQYAVDVLKVKHIIVCGHYGCGGVKASIDNPKLGLINNWLLHIRDLFLKHKPKLEQFPEEKWADKLCEINVAEQVYNLGNSTIMQNAWDRGQEVEIHGVIYGIGDGKLEDLGVRCANAESLSNSYQVAMEKILNP, encoded by the coding sequence ATGCCAGAAATAAAGAAGCTGTTTGACAATAACTCTGAATGGTCAAACTCCATTAAATCTGAACGCCCTGAATTTTTTACAAAGTTAGCAGAAGGCCAAAGCCCAGACTTCCTTTGGATTGGATGTTCAGACAGCCGCGTTCCAGCTGAGCGACTAACGGGATTATATTCTGGAGAACTTTTTGTACACCGAAATGTTGCAAACCAAGTTATCCATACCGATCTGAATTGCCTTTCGGTTGTTCAATATGCCGTAGATGTTTTGAAAGTTAAGCATATTATTGTCTGCGGTCACTACGGCTGTGGCGGCGTGAAAGCATCGATAGACAACCCGAAGCTAGGTTTAATCAATAACTGGTTACTGCACATTAGAGATTTGTTCCTGAAACACAAACCTAAATTAGAGCAATTCCCAGAAGAAAAGTGGGCAGACAAGCTTTGTGAAATAAACGTAGCAGAGCAGGTTTACAACTTAGGCAACTCAACAATCATGCAGAATGCGTGGGACCGAGGCCAAGAAGTGGAAATCCACGGGGTCATTTACGGTATTGGCGATGGAAAACTTGAAGACTTAGGTGTTCGCTGTGCAAACGCTGAATCACTCAGTAATTCTTATCAAGTTGCTATGGAAAAAATTCTCAACCCTTAG
- the lpdA gene encoding dihydrolipoyl dehydrogenase, with protein MSKEIKAQVVVLGAGPAGYSAAFRCADLGLDTVIIERYNTLGGVCLNVGCIPSKALLHVSKVIEEAKALAEHGVVFGEPQTDIDKIRLWKEKVITQLTGGLSGMAKMRKVNVVNGLGKFTGANTIEVEGEDGKTVVNFDNVIVAAGSRPIELPFIPHEDPRIWDSTDALELKEVPKKLLIMGGGIIGLEMGTVYHSLGSQIDVVEMFDQVIPAADKDVVKVFTKRIKKKFNLMLETKVTAVEAKEDGIYVSMEGKKAPAEAERYDAVLVAIGRVPNGKLLDAEKAGLEVDERGFINVDKQMRTNVPHIFAIGDIVGQPMLAHKGVHEGHVAAEVIAGKKHYFDPKVIPSIAYTEPEVAWVGKTEKEAKEEGINYETATFPWAASGRAIASDCADGMTKLIFDKDTHRVIGGAIVGTNGGELLGEIGLAIEMGCDAEDIALTIHAHPTLHESVGLASEVFEGTITDLPNAKAKKKK; from the coding sequence ATGAGCAAAGAAATTAAAGCCCAGGTTGTAGTACTTGGTGCCGGTCCTGCTGGTTACTCTGCTGCGTTTCGTTGTGCAGATTTAGGTCTGGATACTGTAATTATTGAACGTTACAACACTCTTGGCGGTGTTTGTCTCAACGTAGGTTGTATTCCATCTAAAGCCCTACTACACGTTTCTAAAGTTATTGAAGAAGCTAAAGCACTAGCAGAGCACGGCGTTGTGTTTGGCGAGCCCCAAACAGACATCGATAAGATCCGTTTGTGGAAAGAAAAAGTTATTACTCAATTGACTGGTGGTCTAAGCGGAATGGCTAAGATGCGTAAAGTCAACGTAGTGAACGGCTTGGGTAAATTTACTGGCGCGAACACTATTGAAGTAGAAGGTGAAGACGGTAAGACTGTTGTAAACTTCGACAATGTTATCGTTGCTGCTGGTTCTCGCCCAATCGAGCTTCCGTTTATCCCGCATGAAGACCCACGTATTTGGGATTCGACTGATGCGCTTGAACTAAAAGAAGTACCGAAGAAGCTGCTTATCATGGGCGGTGGTATCATCGGTCTAGAAATGGGTACAGTTTACCACTCACTAGGTTCTCAGATTGACGTAGTTGAGATGTTCGACCAAGTCATCCCTGCTGCAGATAAAGACGTGGTTAAAGTCTTTACAAAACGCATTAAGAAGAAATTCAACCTAATGCTGGAAACGAAAGTTACAGCAGTTGAAGCGAAAGAAGACGGTATCTACGTTTCAATGGAAGGTAAGAAAGCGCCAGCTGAAGCTGAGCGTTATGATGCAGTTCTTGTTGCTATCGGACGTGTGCCAAACGGCAAACTACTAGACGCTGAAAAAGCAGGCCTAGAAGTGGACGAGCGTGGCTTCATCAATGTTGATAAGCAAATGCGTACCAACGTTCCTCATATCTTCGCAATCGGCGATATCGTTGGCCAACCAATGCTTGCTCACAAAGGTGTGCATGAAGGCCACGTTGCTGCAGAAGTTATTGCTGGTAAGAAGCATTACTTTGACCCGAAAGTTATTCCTTCTATTGCTTACACTGAGCCAGAAGTTGCATGGGTTGGTAAAACAGAGAAAGAAGCAAAAGAAGAAGGCATCAACTACGAAACAGCGACATTCCCATGGGCTGCTTCTGGTCGTGCAATCGCTTCTGACTGTGCAGACGGTATGACTAAGCTTATCTTTGATAAAGATACTCATCGTGTTATTGGTGGTGCAATCGTTGGTACTAACGGTGGTGAACTACTAGGCGAAATCGGCCTTGCTATCGAGATGGGTTGTGACGCAGAAGATATCGCTCTTACTATCCACGCTCACCCAACATTGCATGAGTCTGTTGGTCTTGCTTCAGAAGTGTTTGAAGGTACGATCACTGACCTTCCAAATGCAAAAGCGAAGAAGAAAAAGTAA
- the panB gene encoding 3-methyl-2-oxobutanoate hydroxymethyltransferase, translating into MKKVTINDLVKWKQEGRKFATSTAYDASFAQLFESQGVPLLLVGDSLGMVLQGHSDTLPVTIDDIAYHTRCVRAGSPNTLLLADMPFMSFSTVEQACDNAAKLMRAGANMVKVEGGSWLVDTVKALTQRAVPVCAHLGLTPQSVNIFGGFKVQGREEEKAEQMVKEALELQKAGAQLLVLECIPSKLAARISETLDIPVIGIGAGNGTDGQILVMHDMFGISANYMPKFSKNFLAETGDMRSAVKLYLEEVESSAFPGEAHTIA; encoded by the coding sequence ATGAAAAAAGTTACAATCAACGATCTTGTTAAGTGGAAACAAGAAGGTCGTAAATTTGCGACGTCAACGGCTTATGACGCAAGTTTTGCCCAGTTATTTGAAAGCCAAGGTGTTCCTCTTCTTTTAGTTGGAGACTCCTTAGGAATGGTACTACAAGGCCACTCTGATACTTTGCCTGTAACCATCGACGATATCGCTTACCATACTCGCTGTGTTCGAGCTGGTAGCCCAAACACTCTTCTTTTGGCTGATATGCCTTTTATGAGTTTTTCGACGGTAGAACAAGCTTGCGACAATGCTGCCAAACTGATGCGTGCTGGCGCTAACATGGTCAAAGTTGAAGGTGGTTCTTGGCTCGTAGATACAGTAAAAGCGCTGACTCAAAGAGCAGTTCCAGTTTGTGCTCACCTTGGTTTAACCCCTCAATCAGTCAATATCTTTGGTGGCTTTAAAGTTCAAGGCCGCGAAGAAGAGAAAGCTGAGCAGATGGTTAAAGAAGCCCTAGAGCTACAAAAAGCTGGCGCTCAACTACTTGTTCTTGAGTGTATTCCTTCTAAATTAGCGGCTCGTATCAGTGAAACGTTAGATATTCCGGTGATTGGTATTGGTGCTGGTAATGGCACTGACGGACAGATTCTCGTTATGCACGATATGTTTGGCATTTCAGCTAACTACATGCCAAAATTCTCCAAAAACTTCCTCGCTGAGACCGGCGATATGCGCAGTGCTGTAAAACTTTATCTCGAAGAAGTAGAAAGCTCTGCATTCCCGGGTGAAGCTCATACCATCGCTTAG
- the folK gene encoding 2-amino-4-hydroxy-6-hydroxymethyldihydropteridine diphosphokinase produces the protein MITSYIAIGSNLADPVAQATQAIEALKRLPRSVFVKASMLYSSTPMGPQDQPDYINAVVEIATELNPLDLLDQTQKIENEHGRVRKSERWGPRTLDLDIILYGDQKVNSERLTIPHYGMKEREFVLYPLAEIAPDLTLPDGTPLQKLLTEVERNGLTTWQQ, from the coding sequence ATGATCACATCGTATATCGCGATAGGGAGCAATCTGGCTGATCCTGTTGCTCAAGCAACACAAGCAATTGAAGCACTAAAACGATTACCTAGATCAGTGTTTGTAAAGGCCTCAATGTTGTACAGTAGCACACCAATGGGTCCTCAAGATCAACCTGATTACATCAATGCTGTTGTCGAAATCGCAACAGAGTTAAATCCGCTCGATCTCCTCGATCAAACACAAAAGATTGAGAATGAACACGGGCGAGTCCGAAAGAGTGAGAGATGGGGCCCAAGAACCCTCGATCTCGACATAATTCTTTATGGCGATCAAAAGGTGAATTCGGAGCGTTTAACCATACCGCACTATGGAATGAAGGAGCGAGAATTTGTGCTCTATCCGCTTGCAGAAATAGCCCCAGATCTGACACTCCCTGACGGGACGCCTCTACAAAAGCTACTCACTGAAGTAGAGCGCAACGGACTCACGACATGGCAACAATAG
- a CDS encoding ABC transporter ATP-binding protein encodes MHALEIHQLIKVYEGGFKALKGISLTVEKGDFYALLGPNGAGKSTTIGIISSLVNKTSGGVKVFGYDIDKDLERAKHNLGLVPQEFNFNPFETVEQIVIQQAGYYGIEKNLAKERAKKYLTQLDLWEKRKERARHLSGGMKRRLMIARALMHEPKLLILDEPTAGVDIELRRSMWEFLQRINQEQGITIILTTHYLEEAEMLCRNIGIINRGELIENTTMKSLLSKLHVETFILDLDVQAFEHQLDGVNSQQFASGSLEIEVEKSEGLNHIFSQLSQLDIKVLSMRNKANRLEELFVDIVKQKSEVA; translated from the coding sequence ATGCATGCATTAGAAATTCATCAGCTGATTAAAGTCTATGAAGGTGGTTTTAAAGCCTTGAAAGGCATCAGTTTGACCGTTGAAAAAGGGGACTTTTATGCCCTGTTGGGGCCAAACGGAGCGGGCAAATCCACAACGATTGGTATCATCTCTTCTTTAGTGAATAAAACATCCGGAGGAGTAAAAGTCTTTGGATACGATATTGATAAGGACCTAGAGCGCGCGAAACATAATCTAGGTTTGGTTCCACAAGAGTTCAATTTCAATCCATTTGAAACTGTGGAACAGATAGTAATTCAACAAGCGGGTTACTATGGTATCGAGAAAAACCTCGCGAAAGAGCGCGCTAAAAAATATCTTACTCAGCTCGATTTATGGGAAAAACGAAAAGAGCGGGCAAGGCATTTGTCTGGTGGTATGAAGCGAAGGTTAATGATTGCTAGAGCATTAATGCATGAACCGAAGCTTCTTATTTTGGATGAGCCAACGGCCGGAGTGGATATCGAGCTTCGCCGCTCCATGTGGGAGTTTTTACAGCGGATCAACCAAGAGCAAGGGATCACAATAATTTTAACTACTCACTACTTGGAAGAAGCAGAAATGCTGTGCCGCAATATCGGTATCATCAATAGAGGTGAACTGATTGAAAACACGACGATGAAATCGTTGCTCAGCAAGCTGCATGTGGAAACATTTATTCTGGATTTGGATGTTCAAGCCTTTGAACACCAACTTGATGGTGTGAATTCTCAGCAGTTTGCATCAGGATCTCTAGAGATAGAAGTAGAGAAATCGGAAGGCTTAAATCACATATTTTCCCAACTTAGTCAGCTGGACATTAAAGTGCTGTCTATGAGAAACAAGGCGAATCGTCTAGAAGAGTTGTTTGTTGATATCGTTAAACAAAAGAGTGAGGTTGCCTAG
- the gluQRS gene encoding tRNA glutamyl-Q(34) synthetase GluQRS: protein MSYIGRFAPSPSGPLHLGSLVAALGSYFQAKSNDGKWLVRIEDLDPPREIPGADSLILKALEAFGLQWDGSVMYQSKRHDAYQAQIDTWLKSGQAYYCQCTRKQIKASGGYYLGTCRDKQIKDSKDCSVRLQVTHYVESFSDLKHGEITIPAPLVNEDFIIKRRDGLFAYNLAVVMDDIEQGITEIVRGADLIEPTGRQISLYKTLNQEPVSYLHLPLVIDSSGNKLSKQNHAKAINTTEPKADLINAMQILGFKLNNDLQEASIEELITWGCKQWGLKQLPKSIEVTS, encoded by the coding sequence ATGAGTTATATTGGCCGCTTTGCGCCTTCTCCTTCAGGCCCTCTTCACCTTGGCTCTTTAGTCGCCGCTCTTGGCAGCTATTTTCAAGCTAAATCGAATGACGGCAAATGGCTGGTTCGAATCGAAGATCTTGACCCACCCAGAGAAATACCCGGTGCAGATAGCCTGATTTTAAAAGCTCTTGAAGCTTTTGGCTTGCAGTGGGATGGGAGTGTGATGTATCAAAGTAAGCGCCATGACGCGTACCAAGCTCAAATAGATACATGGTTAAAGAGTGGTCAAGCATATTATTGCCAATGCACTCGCAAACAAATTAAAGCATCTGGCGGCTATTATCTAGGAACATGCCGCGATAAGCAGATAAAAGACAGCAAAGACTGCTCCGTGAGATTGCAAGTTACCCACTATGTCGAGTCATTTTCTGACCTAAAACATGGAGAAATCACCATTCCAGCACCTTTGGTCAACGAAGACTTCATAATCAAGCGTCGTGATGGCTTGTTTGCCTATAACTTGGCAGTGGTAATGGACGATATAGAGCAAGGAATAACCGAAATAGTCCGTGGCGCAGATTTAATTGAACCCACTGGCAGACAAATAAGTTTGTATAAGACACTCAACCAAGAACCGGTCAGTTACTTGCACTTACCGCTCGTTATAGATAGTTCGGGTAATAAGCTATCAAAACAAAATCATGCCAAAGCCATTAATACAACAGAACCAAAAGCAGACTTGATCAATGCAATGCAGATATTAGGCTTTAAACTAAACAATGATTTACAAGAAGCAAGTATCGAAGAGTTAATCACTTGGGGCTGTAAACAATGGGGCTTGAAACAGCTGCCTAAATCGATCGAAGTCACATCGTGA
- the pcnB gene encoding polynucleotide adenylyltransferase PcnB, translated as MNRNDYTSYESNAYPDLALNIITRQEHNISRKQISDNALKVLYRLVGAGFNAYLVGGGVRDLLLGQIPKDFDIATNATPEQIKQLFRNCRLIGRRFRLAHIMFGRDIIEVATFRGHHQTPAKNVSAQSKEGMLLRDNVYGTIDEDAERRDFTINAMYYSISDYNIHDYAGGNEDLEDRLIRLIGDPETRYREDPVRMLRAIRFACKLDFDIEEDTAEPIERLAPLLQDIPSARLYEESLKLLQSGNGLETYHLMREYNLFQQLFPLLAEHFTEDYSSHTEQMLDIVLDSTDLRIEEGKRINPAFMFAAMLWYPMVSLAEKLVEERKLSYYDAVMEASNIVIDQQVKTISIPRRHTATIREIWQLQLRLPRRNGKRASRLMELNKFRAGYDFLEMRGEIEGGEIEELANWWETFQNASREKKQEMVTEMGGSSKPSYRRRKTYRNKKKSKSAE; from the coding sequence ATGAACAGAAACGACTACACCTCATATGAGTCTAATGCGTATCCAGATCTTGCGTTAAACATCATCACCCGCCAAGAGCATAATATTTCACGTAAACAAATCAGTGATAATGCTTTAAAAGTGCTATACCGCCTTGTAGGGGCTGGTTTTAACGCATACCTTGTTGGCGGCGGCGTACGAGATTTACTACTAGGCCAAATCCCAAAGGATTTCGATATCGCGACCAATGCGACGCCTGAGCAAATTAAGCAGCTATTCCGCAATTGCCGATTGATTGGCCGACGTTTTCGTCTTGCTCACATAATGTTTGGCAGAGACATCATAGAAGTAGCAACGTTTCGTGGACATCACCAGACACCAGCTAAAAACGTTTCTGCTCAGTCGAAAGAAGGCATGTTATTGAGAGATAATGTGTACGGCACAATTGATGAAGACGCAGAGCGCAGAGACTTCACCATCAACGCTATGTATTACAGCATCAGTGACTACAATATACACGACTATGCTGGTGGCAATGAAGATCTCGAAGACAGACTCATTCGACTGATTGGCGATCCGGAAACACGTTATCGCGAAGATCCGGTTCGGATGTTGCGAGCCATCCGCTTTGCCTGCAAACTCGATTTTGATATCGAAGAAGATACAGCGGAGCCTATCGAGCGACTTGCACCACTGCTGCAAGACATTCCGTCTGCTCGTTTATATGAAGAGTCACTGAAACTGCTTCAGTCTGGTAATGGCCTAGAAACCTACCACCTGATGAGAGAATATAACTTATTCCAGCAACTCTTCCCTTTGCTTGCTGAACACTTTACTGAAGATTACAGCTCTCATACCGAGCAGATGCTCGATATTGTCCTTGATTCTACCGACTTAAGAATCGAAGAAGGCAAACGTATCAATCCTGCATTCATGTTCGCAGCCATGCTTTGGTACCCAATGGTGTCCCTAGCTGAAAAACTGGTTGAAGAGCGTAAGTTGTCTTACTATGATGCGGTAATGGAAGCGAGTAATATCGTTATAGACCAGCAAGTTAAAACTATTTCCATACCAAGAAGACACACGGCAACAATCCGTGAGATTTGGCAGCTTCAGCTTCGTTTACCAAGAAGAAATGGTAAACGTGCATCTCGCTTAATGGAGCTAAATAAATTTAGAGCCGGATACGACTTCTTGGAAATGCGCGGCGAAATCGAAGGCGGTGAAATCGAAGAGCTTGCCAACTGGTGGGAAACCTTCCAGAATGCGAGCCGCGAGAAGAAACAAGAAATGGTTACGGAAATGGGTGGAAGCAGTAAACCAAGCTACCGCCGCCGTAAAACATACCGCAATAAGAAAAAAAGTAAGTCAGCAGAATGA